The Scylla paramamosain isolate STU-SP2022 unplaced genomic scaffold, ASM3559412v1 Contig2, whole genome shotgun sequence nucleotide sequence GCGCGGCATGCAAGCCGCCTAGTTTGAAGGAGGTGAGGCCGCGGTCACACACCAGCACGTGGCGGGGCTGCAGGTCGCCGTGCACCAGGCCGCGGGCGTGCACGTGCTGCAGGGCGGCTCCCACCTGTTGCGCCACGCCCCGCGCCCGCTCCTCGCCCACGCCGCCTACACGCAGGAAGGCTGACAGGTCGCCGCAGGGAgccgcctccagcagcagcaataggCCCTCCGGTGTGTGCGTGGCGGCGAGGCACGCCTGTAGGTGAGGGTGGCGCCCCAGCAGCTGCCGGTGCGACACCTCCGTCCACGACGCCTCGCGATGCAGGGACAGGCGCCGCACCGCCACGCCGCAGCCGCGCCACCCGGCGCCAGCGGcccctactgctgctgctgctgctgcgtccTCCAGCAAGGCGGCGCTGAGGCGCCCCGAGGCGCACTGGGCGCAGCCACACGAGGTGCTGACGGCGCTGCTGCGTCTGCTGCTCAGGTCGCTCAGCGTGCTGGCCTCGCTGCCGCTGCTGGTGTCGCTGCTGGCCGCGCTGCCGCTGCTGGCCGCGCTACCCGTGCTGCCCGTGCTGGTCTTGCGCCAGGGCTCGAGGTCTGGGGGCGTCAGGAAGCCCAGGCTGATGTGGGGGCGGCGCCCACTCATGCTGCCAAGGGACACGTActagaacagtgactgtctgttgaaatgctgctgctgctgctgctgctgctgctgctgctgctgctgctgccggtgctgctgctggtgacgTATAAGTGGTGGTGCCTGCAGGGGCGTGGCAGGACAGCCCAGGTCACGCGGGGTCAGTGTAGGCAGCAGTGATGGCGCAGAGGTCAAGACTCGCCTTGCTTGGGGTGGTGCTGGCGAGACTGAGCGGCGCGGCGCCCTCCACACTTATATATCCCGCCCAGCCACGTCACAGCGCCCCGCCGCCCCAAGCCCAGGGCACCTCGGCCACGCACCCAGGCCACGCGCCCAGGTGTGTGTGCCGCCCGCCAGCTGAGCTCTGCCGGGCGTGACGGCCGCGAAGCTGCCTCGGGaactgcacgtgtgtgtgtgtgtgtgtgtgtgtgtgtgtgtgtgtgtgtgtgtgtgtgtgtgtgtgtgtgtgtgtgtgtgtgtgtgtgtgtgtgtgtgtgtgtgtgtgtgtgtgtgtgtgtgtgtgtgtgtgtgtgtgtgtgtgtgtgtgtgtgtgtgtgtgatactgatcttctttcctttctctctcttcttttattattaccttttgtgtgtttcttccttctttgttcttataagtatattatctctctctctctctctctctctctctctctctctctctctctctctctctctctctctctctctctctctctctcaccggcaCCAGAATGTCTGCACAGCCACACCAGATATAAATagaactgtctctctctctctctctctctctctctctctctctctctctctctctctctctctctctctctctcttaccacttacatctatttatttatacatttcctaccactcatctctctctctctctctctctctctctctctctctctctctctctctctctctctctctctctctctctctctctctaggaagcACCAGTGAATGAGCAGTGTCTCTGTGGGTACCTGTGGCCTGCAGTCTTCCCTCGtgcctcattctcattcttcttctcttagttACTGTACGtttgtggttgtagtagtagtagtagtagtagtagtagtagtagtagtagtagtagtagtagtagtagtagtagtagtagtagtagtagtgctgatatcactactactactactgtaccataacctaacctaattattACCTACTTAcgtaactctgtgtgtgtgtgtgtgtgtgtgtgtgtgtgtgtgtgtgtgtgtgtgtgtgtgtgtgtgtgtgtgtgtgtgtgtgtgtgtgtgtgtgtgtgtgtgtgtgtgtgaccaggaAGAGAAGGGTTACAGTGCCAAATCTTGTCTTCTtggtattatctctctctctctctctctctctctctctctctctctctctctctctctctctctctctctctctctctctctctctctctaagaagcCCTAAGTTGCATGACTCTCCGCACGTGCACGCAAACATGTgattgtgcgtgcgtgtgtgtgtgtgtgtgtgtgtgtgtgtgtgtgtgtgtgtgtgtgtgtgtgtgtgtgtgtgtgtgtgtgtgtgtgtgtgtgtgtgtgtgtgtgtgggagtctaaatgataaaatgcatccttgcgtgtgggtgtggcgtgtgtgggtgtacatgcagcacgcacgcacgcacgcacacacacacacacacacacacacacacacacacacacacacacacacacacacacacacacacacacacacgaatacatGTAGGTGGATGAGTTAcgtaagtgtttgtgtgtgtgtgtgtgtgtgtgtgtgtgtgtgtgtgtgtgtgtgtgtgtgtgtgtgtgtgtgtgtgtgtgtgtgtgtgtgtgtgtgtgtgtgtgtgtgtgtgtgtgtgtgtgtgtgtgtgtgtgggtggacctTGACAGCCACTAGCCAGGAACGGAGACAAGGctgtgtcctttctctctctctctctctctctctctctctctctctctctctctctctctctctctctctctctctctctcacctgaaaattatttaaaattcTCTAACGTCACCTGCAATTAACTTTACCATGACCATTtaatttaggaggaggaggaggaggaggaggaggaggaggaggaggaggaggaggaggaggaggaggaggaggatttgacaAAGTGATGAATGTAAAGGATagatgaaagaagatgaaagagaagaagaagaagaagaagaagaagaagaagaagagaagaagaagaagaagaagaagaagaagaagaagaagaagaagaagaagaagaagaagaatgacggATGACAAACAGAAGAGGATATGAATACttgcaaagaggaggaggaggaggaggaggaggaggaggaggaggaggaggaggagggagacctTATCTATGTTCGGGAACTTTCTAGCCCTTTGAcgtcacacgcacgcacgcaagcacacacacacacacacacacacacacacacacacacacacacacacacacacacggaaagtcACAGAAGGAAATatattgaagaggaggaggaggaggaggaggaggaggaggaggaggaggaggaggaggaggaggaggaggaggaggaggaagaggagaaggaggaggaggaggaggaaagagaattaaggaggaagaagaatgaagaagaagaagaagaagaagaagaagaagaagaagaagaagaagaagaagaagaagaagaagaagaagaagaagaagaaaaatattaagaaatgaaggaagaaaagaaggaaggaaggaaggaaggaagataaggaaagaaaagagaataaatgaagagaaagacaaagaaagaaatgaaagaaaaaaacaaaaagaaaaaaagaaaggagaaagaaagaaaaagaaaaagaaaaaagaaaaaggaaagaaaataaaaacaaacacacacacacacacacacacacacacacacacacacacacacacacacacacacacacacacacacacacacacacacacacacgcaaggccGCCATCTTGCCTCGCTCTAAAACAcgacaaaacacaaacaaacaaacaaacaaacaaacaaacgacaCAGGTGACAATTGCTGCCTGTTTCACTCCTTAAGAAACTGTCATggctgccctctctctctctctctctctctctctctctctctctctctctctctctctctctctctttgacgtcacgcaagaggaaacaagaacaagaaagagagagagagagagagagagagagagagagagagagagagagagagagagagagagagagagagagagagagagagagagaatatatagtTAATTTAGCTTcttgcaaaataataataataataataataataataataataataataataataataataataataataataatagtcatttAAAATACCAATAATtccaataaatgtgtgtgtgtgtgtgtgtgtgtgtgtgtgtgtgtgtgtgtgtgtgtgtgtgtgtgtgtgtgtgtgtgtcgcttacTCACTagatatagaatgctattcctgttcgtattatcattattattagaagtagtggtaggaggaggaggaggaggaggaggaggaggaggaggaggaggaggaggaggaggaggaggaggaggaggaggagaaggaggaggagggaagagaaaaataaataaataataaaacaagaaattatattaaaaaagggaaaacaataaagatgaaaacagaaaagaggagacgaaagaaagaaaacaaacgaaaagaaacaaagaaagaagaaaaggaagttaagaaagaaagaagaaagaaaaatgataataacaataatgaggtGCCCCCTTAAAAAAtcatcctccgttttcttttcactccctaAGCgtcaaaagtaaacaaaggcaTTGATTGGCTAcgagggaggcaagggaggcgAGGACCAATGAGCGCGCGCTTTACCTCTGACGTCATCAATGTGCCGAGCTGAGGAGCCAATTACAGGGATTCGTGACGGATGCTGAGTggtgattttttgttatttttttatttaatttgttgttgttgttgttgttgttgttgttattgttgttgttgttgttgttgttgttgttactgttagaAAAAacatagatagagagagagagagagagagagagagagagagagagagagagagagagagagagagagagagagagagagagagagagagagaaacatcaatatttaaaaggaaaaaaatagaataaataaaataatagtaataataataataataataataataataataataataataataataataataataaagaacaagaacaagaaagagaagatgatgatgaaaaataatgacaataaagaagaagaagaagaagaagaagaagaaaaagaagaagaaaacaacaacaacaacaacaacaacaacaacaacaacaacaacaacaacaacaacaacaacaccctgACGCTTGTGGAGTGGTGCAGTGAGAAGCGCTACAGCAGAGAAGGCGTCGCGGGTGTTGTGGCCGCTCACTCCTCAAGGCCCGTGACTCACTGGGCGGGAAGGCGCTGGTAAAGATGACAAACTGTTGATCTAttcttgtattcctttgtataagACGCACCGGCTAATGGCAACGAAATTCGAAGATTCAAAGGGGTCACTGAGGCGTCCTTCACCATAGATTCAGCGTCTTTAAATAACAGGGGTAAGTGTATGGGTGTGTTGCAGCCTCCACactgaaggagttcaagtcacaggcaaggggagatgaagaagcaggcagggagttcaggagTGTGCCAGTGAAAGGGGTGAAaggttgagaatactggttaactcttgcattagggaggtggacagaatagtggtgaaagattgtgaatactggttaactcttgcattagggaggtggacagaatagtgatgaaagattgtgaatactggttaactcttgcatcagggaagtgggcagaatagtggtgaaagactgagaatactggttaactcttgcattagggaggtggacagaatagtgatgaaagactgagaatactggttaactcttgcattagggaggtggacagaatagtgatgaaagactgagaatactggttaactcttgcatcagggaggtggacagaatagtggtgaaagactgagaatactggttaactcttgcattagggaagtgggcagaatagtggtgaaagactgagaatactggttaactcttgcattagggaggtggacagaatagtggtgaaagactgagaatactggttaactcttgcattagggaagtgggcagaatagtggtgaaagactgagaatactggttaactcttgcattagggaggtggacataacagtgatgaaagactgagaatactggttaactcttgcattagggaggtggacataacagttgatgagagaaagagaaagagaaagagaaagagaaagagaaagagagagagagagagaggctgaagacatatTTACAAAACCCATGAATAAATAGCAACAGGACTCTATTACATTCACCCAAACAATTATACACTAACAGCGATACAAACACCATTACTAAGGAGACGAGATGAGTGAACAGTAAGTCCGGCAGTGAAGTAAGACAAGGCTACACCGCTATAATTCTGGTGAGTGAAAAATTACAGATTATAGAGATGAAAAAGGTATCTGTGCTGttctttttggaaatattgagATGTTAGGTGCTAAATATGAAGAGGAAGCAGGGATAATAATGTACtgcaaaaataagaataaatgtaGGTTAATTATGGGAGGAttaggggaaaaaggaaagaaaagagattggGAATTtgaagagaacgagaagaagagggacaggataggggaaaaaaaggtgaatatgaagaataagaaggaaatatgaataagaataaggataaTGACAAAAGTATGAAtaagaacgagaaggaaaagatgaataagtaaacaagagcaaggacaaaaaagatgaagaagaagaatatgaagagaagaagaagaagaagaagaagaagaagaagaagaagaagaagaagaagaagaagaagaagaagaagaaggacaaaaagaagatgaaaaagtgaacaaaaaaaaaacaacaagatgaacaacaggaacacaaaagacaaacaagaacaacaaaaacaaaaacaagaaaacaaagataaaatagaaggaaaacaggaaaaaaaaagggaaaaaaggaaagaacaaacacCACATATACAACCCAGCCAttctacctacctacacacacatacacacgcacacacacacgaaaaaaaaaaaaattggtaacgTCATATGGCAACAGTGCGCATGCCCCGCCCACTCCCTGGTGACGTAAGCGGTGACGTCACGCGGGCCGGGGGTATATAAGGGGTGCACGGCGGGCGAGGACCTCAGAGTTTCACGAGACTTGGAAGGGAATACAGCTTGGATATTCCAGtgcattactattactactactattattactgttagtgTCACGTAAGGTCGTCAGGctggaggaacaagaggaaaaacgaCCCTTATTGGCGGATAaggccaccaccatcacgactacaactactactaatactgcttcctcctcctcctcttcttcttcttcaaggaCCTCCACGCTGGCCCGCTcaggtaagagggagagagagagagagagagagagagagagaga carries:
- the LOC135096136 gene encoding uncharacterized serine/threonine-protein kinase SBK3-like — translated: MSGRRPHISLGFLTPPDLEPWRKTSTGSTGSAASSGSAASSDTSSGSEASTLSDLSSRRSSAVSTSCGCAQCASGRLSAALLEDAAAAAAVGAAGAGWRGCGVAVRRLSLHREASWTEVSHRQLLGRHPHLQACLAATHTPEGLLLLLEAAPCGDLSAFLRVGGVGEERARGVAQQVGAALQHVHARGLVHGDLQPRHVLVCDRGLTSFKLGGLHAARPRGAPVEAGPRGPLAPPEVRAGSGDPYAAHPAQDAWQLGLLLVACLTGALPWAAADPADPHYTAWAAWARRASSRLPPEFRIFSPRFLRLLRRLLHPDPERRGAVRTLDKYLRDPWLAGGPSMLTQARRGFTRAFASLKSHLTHAPAAPHVHAAASVTVALS
- the LOC135095924 gene encoding LOW QUALITY PROTEIN: uncharacterized protein LOC135095924 (The sequence of the model RefSeq protein was modified relative to this genomic sequence to represent the inferred CDS: substituted 1 base at 1 genomic stop codon), whose protein sequence is MLLLLLLLLLLLLLLPVLLLLLYVCGCSSSSSSSSSSSSSSSSSSSSSSSSSSADITTTTTVPXPNLIITYLPSTLKEFKSQARGDEEAGREFRSVPVKGEEEEEEEEEEEEEKKKKKSSSSSSGL